One Candidatus Hydrogenedentota bacterium genomic window carries:
- a CDS encoding carboxypeptidase regulatory-like domain-containing protein: MIDVECPHCKRVLKIPEKYAGVEGACKHCGGRIVIPGQQPPSEFEPSSYGHAPGEASATESASRQETIKALTANIEVLHAQLFQNRSDIERLAKELESERVAKIEAEVARDVAMVRMRRAEENLAAIGSRNEDMAMRAEFERMQAKLVQSRHDIETLARELETERVARAEAEAARDVAMVRVRRVEEGLAALREQKGDEAVLQSELERARAKAAQAAIEAERLARDLEAERAARAAAEMARAEAEVARDVAQVRVKRLEANLAAMGDKGEDEFLRGELERSEARLAQSRQDVERLANELESERQARIRAETAHRMIELRTRRVQEQFRRLIQERTEPKSEAVSPSPEPVPPHAAVEPEPSPVVPTDQAEPPGPPPGFSETDSTASAIETADIEEAAAPASEAVCVSRDVEPVCNDESELEKCIESLLPSEGEIDHAVAIGNPDLEPESSPPAETETPEEEPAGPAPTPTPTRSWVVWAAAAVLIVAVAAGIAGYSTRALWMPVPSSRLVNPPEGGVIEASVTYMTSRQPEALTVPAARAPMVLARQQFDAPAFQALLEEAGVPQTAWAGLAEWLCFAEPDIPDAKSFPAAEIPDSAPFADARKTLAAFADKTGRDAFNARLAALFAYALPPEWAEETATDSGALIIRNLVPGRYALLARPEGPREAWKPIDPSAKDLTTLVVRQGETARCTLKLVDSASAIRGKVADGESGKPVPKATVVVSGDFSGGKKITVVTKEDGTFMLDPLETGYGSFIATCAPLPKGYLSSTTFDGTRELGVALAPGLIQISKKAAPKETRKTVLSGRVLASDGTPAAGFGIWVVGEDGSAKSLARSGRDGTYEFPHSGGTMRLYAAGPGSARTEPVNVELQASQSATRDFVLPPCGRIVLSIKKPDGTAPEAFEECNLVCSSRVMSDPGMLQRDGDTFIIPYLVGGVYDLTFRVKGFKPVSLPAIEIDKNGGDRELSVALAPLEAALPPPQ, translated from the coding sequence GTGATCGATGTCGAATGTCCACATTGTAAACGTGTTCTGAAGATTCCGGAAAAGTATGCCGGGGTCGAAGGGGCCTGCAAACATTGCGGGGGACGGATTGTGATTCCCGGGCAACAGCCGCCGTCCGAATTCGAACCGTCGTCGTATGGGCATGCGCCGGGGGAGGCGTCCGCGACGGAATCGGCATCGCGGCAGGAAACCATCAAGGCGTTGACGGCCAACATCGAAGTGCTGCATGCCCAGTTGTTCCAGAACCGGTCGGACATCGAGCGTCTTGCGAAAGAACTGGAAAGCGAGCGGGTGGCGAAAATCGAGGCCGAGGTTGCCCGCGACGTGGCCATGGTCCGGATGAGGCGGGCCGAGGAAAACCTGGCGGCCATCGGAAGCCGGAATGAAGATATGGCCATGCGCGCCGAGTTCGAGCGGATGCAGGCCAAACTGGTTCAGAGCCGTCACGACATCGAAACGCTGGCCCGGGAACTCGAAACGGAACGCGTGGCGCGGGCCGAGGCGGAAGCCGCCCGCGACGTGGCCATGGTCCGCGTCCGGCGTGTCGAGGAGGGTCTTGCGGCCCTTCGCGAACAAAAAGGGGACGAGGCCGTTCTGCAATCCGAACTCGAACGCGCCCGGGCCAAGGCGGCGCAGGCCGCGATCGAGGCGGAACGCCTTGCCCGGGATCTCGAGGCGGAACGCGCCGCCCGCGCCGCGGCGGAAATGGCGCGCGCCGAGGCGGAAGTGGCGCGGGATGTGGCGCAGGTCCGCGTAAAACGGCTGGAAGCGAATCTCGCTGCGATGGGCGACAAGGGCGAGGATGAATTCCTGCGGGGCGAACTCGAACGGTCGGAAGCGCGGCTGGCCCAAAGCCGCCAGGATGTCGAACGGCTCGCGAACGAACTCGAAAGCGAGCGGCAGGCGCGCATCCGCGCGGAAACGGCGCACCGCATGATTGAATTGCGGACACGCCGGGTTCAGGAGCAGTTCCGCCGGCTGATCCAGGAAAGAACCGAACCGAAATCCGAAGCCGTTTCCCCGTCGCCGGAACCTGTTCCGCCGCATGCCGCCGTCGAACCGGAACCGTCGCCTGTGGTTCCAACAGATCAAGCCGAACCGCCCGGACCGCCGCCGGGCTTTTCGGAAACGGATTCGACCGCTTCCGCCATCGAAACGGCGGATATCGAGGAAGCAGCGGCGCCGGCGTCTGAAGCGGTGTGCGTGTCCCGCGATGTGGAACCGGTTTGCAACGACGAGAGTGAACTGGAAAAATGTATTGAATCCCTGTTGCCGAGCGAAGGCGAGATCGATCATGCCGTGGCCATAGGCAATCCGGATCTGGAACCGGAATCCTCGCCGCCCGCCGAAACGGAAACGCCGGAGGAGGAACCGGCCGGGCCGGCGCCCACGCCCACGCCCACGCGGTCGTGGGTGGTTTGGGCGGCTGCCGCCGTGCTAATCGTGGCCGTGGCCGCCGGCATTGCCGGGTATTCGACGCGGGCGCTTTGGATGCCTGTGCCTTCATCACGGCTTGTCAACCCGCCGGAAGGCGGGGTCATTGAGGCGTCGGTAACCTATATGACGTCGCGCCAGCCGGAAGCGTTGACCGTTCCCGCGGCGCGCGCGCCCATGGTTCTGGCCCGTCAACAATTTGACGCGCCGGCGTTTCAGGCGTTGCTTGAGGAGGCGGGCGTTCCGCAAACCGCATGGGCGGGGCTTGCCGAATGGCTGTGTTTCGCCGAACCCGACATCCCCGATGCAAAATCGTTTCCCGCGGCGGAGATTCCGGACAGCGCGCCGTTCGCCGATGCACGAAAAACCCTCGCCGCATTCGCGGATAAAACGGGACGCGACGCGTTCAACGCGCGGCTTGCGGCCTTGTTCGCTTATGCCCTGCCGCCGGAATGGGCGGAAGAAACCGCGACGGATTCAGGCGCGCTGATCATCCGCAATCTCGTGCCGGGACGGTACGCCCTGCTGGCGCGGCCCGAAGGTCCGCGGGAAGCATGGAAGCCGATCGATCCTTCCGCGAAAGACCTCACGACGCTGGTGGTCCGCCAAGGCGAAACCGCCCGATGCACGCTAAAACTCGTTGATTCGGCCAGCGCCATCCGGGGCAAGGTGGCCGACGGGGAGTCGGGGAAGCCGGTTCCCAAGGCGACGGTGGTGGTTTCGGGCGATTTTTCCGGAGGCAAGAAAATCACGGTCGTCACAAAAGAAGATGGGACGTTTATGCTCGACCCGCTCGAAACGGGTTACGGATCGTTCATTGCTACATGCGCCCCGTTGCCCAAAGGCTACCTTTCCAGCACTACTTTCGACGGCACGCGCGAACTCGGCGTCGCCCTTGCGCCCGGTCTGATCCAGATCAGCAAGAAGGCCGCGCCGAAAGAGACCCGTAAGACGGTCCTGTCGGGACGGGTGCTTGCTTCGGACGGCACGCCCGCAGCGGGCTTCGGCATTTGGGTGGTGGGCGAGGACGGGTCCGCGAAGAGCCTTGCGCGGTCGGGCCGCGACGGAACCTACGAGTTTCCGCATTCCGGCGGCACGATGCGGCTTTACGCGGCGGGCCCCGGTTCAGCGCGCACGGAACCTGTCAACGTCGAATTGCAGGCCAGCCAAAGCGCGACCCGCGATTTCGTGCTGCCGCCCTGCGGACGCATTGTGCTGTCCATCAAGAAGCCGGATGGCACGGCGCCCGAAGCCTTCGAGGAGTGCAATCTCGTGTGCTCGTCGCGCGTCATGTCGGATCCGGGCATGTTGCAGCGCGACGGCGACACATTCATCATCCCGTACCTGGTCGGCGGCGTCTACGATCTGACGTTCCGGGTCAAAGGTTTCAAGCCGGTTTCGTTGCCCGCCATCGAAATTGACAAGAACGGCGGCGACCGCGAATTGTCGGTCGCCTTGGCCCCCCTTGAGGCGGCCTTGCCCCCGCCGCAATGA
- a CDS encoding ABC transporter permease: protein MSDGFASTHEERPQRYPAFVVTMFIHALLTMLRRKRVILAAGLSLMPVAIPLSLAFFSTMVFAEDGNRVFVRLMEYLYLRALAPLLALFFGCMAIGEDVESQIIPYLLTRPLPRGAIVLGKFGAYWVVSSVIVCLSVLLTFAACTALGGLDFTPNTLVMLAHYEAVACLALFGYGALAIFLGAAVKRPIIIGIIAIFGWQRFAYYMPGVVDFLTIEKYILALLPRLATQRENIVLKTAIAEFQKQQLLIEAPKALVSLLVLSGIFLFCTSLIVRWREYSVARSLGG, encoded by the coding sequence ATGTCGGACGGATTTGCATCCACGCATGAGGAGAGACCGCAACGGTATCCGGCATTCGTCGTGACGATGTTTATCCATGCGCTGTTGACCATGCTTCGGCGCAAACGGGTGATCCTCGCGGCGGGCTTGTCGTTGATGCCGGTGGCGATTCCCTTGTCGCTGGCGTTTTTTTCGACGATGGTGTTTGCGGAAGACGGCAACCGGGTATTCGTCCGGCTGATGGAATACCTGTATCTGCGGGCGCTGGCGCCGCTGCTGGCGCTGTTTTTCGGCTGCATGGCCATCGGCGAGGATGTCGAATCGCAGATTATCCCCTATCTGCTGACGCGGCCGCTTCCGCGCGGCGCCATCGTGCTCGGCAAATTCGGCGCATACTGGGTCGTGTCCTCCGTCATCGTCTGCCTGTCCGTTTTGCTGACCTTTGCGGCCTGCACGGCGCTGGGCGGGCTCGATTTCACGCCGAACACCCTGGTCATGCTGGCCCATTACGAGGCCGTCGCCTGTCTGGCCCTTTTCGGTTACGGCGCGCTGGCGATCTTCCTCGGCGCGGCCGTAAAACGCCCCATCATCATCGGCATCATCGCTATTTTCGGCTGGCAGCGGTTTGCCTATTACATGCCCGGTGTCGTGGATTTTCTCACCATCGAGAAATACATCCTTGCGCTCCTGCCGCGTCTTGCCACCCAGCGCGAAAACATCGTGCTGAAAACGGCCATCGCCGAATTTCAAAAACAGCAACTCCTGATTGAGGCGCCCAAAGCCCTTGTGTCGTTGCTTGTTCTGTCCGGCATTTTCCTGTTCTGCACGAGCCTGATAGTCCGCTGGCGCGAATATTCGGTGGCGCGATCCCTGGGCGGGTAG